The window ATTTCAAAGACCTTACCTCGAGCTGGCTGACCGACTTGGAGAGCTCAGTGCCCGCCTGCTGAGCAAGAGCCTTGAGATCCTCGGAAGCCGTACCCGCGTGCTGCTCCACTGCGTCCTGCACGCTCTTGCTGACTGCCGCCAGGTTGCTGTATCCGGTCTTCACTTGCTCCAGCAGTTTGCCCACGTCAGGGTTCCTCTGTGCGAGCTCCTCCACTGTCTTATTGATCTTGGTCTGCACCTGGCTCAGCATCCCGGCGAACGTGGTGCCGTTCACGTTGTATTCGGATAGCTGTAAACAGCCGAACAGAATTTCAAGTTTATTGTTACTAAGTACTAATTTCAATAACATCttactaagtaaatatttatttaaacattatacattaatCAATACAATGCAGATAATGATTGGTTTTGACATTCAGGTAACGTTTATCGAGTATCATAtgctgtttttgttattttcatggaccaataataaaattgaatcacattcgctaatattcttaatatttatgaatttaaattctattatgGATATGTTTCTCATCACTCATATTTGTGATGAGTAACATATTGAGTGATGTGTATATGTTTCTCATCACGTACATAGACATTATCATCACATTCTCTCCACGTAGTGGCGTATGAAAATGACTCAATCTTGAAATATggaataaaacagaaattaaaaaatgtaaataggtgCCCATATCGTTATATAGACAAATTGGGTTTATTGTTCCGGTAAATATAGTTTTAGGGGTGGTATTTTGGTATCCATGATCACTGTGAGAAAAAGGATTATGGCTTTTGTAGAACATCGCgttatttagttttcattatttaaaaccattccTCTTTTATAACGTCTCTATTCAGTGCACTCCTCAAACCTTTCTCTTCCTTTCAATGTTTACCATTGTGGTCAATCACGTGTATGGAAATGGCATTTTGAtcaataaaatgtacacaaaaatGACTCATAGTTTTACTATTTTCAGTAAATCGTAATAGCATTTATTTCATATCAATAGGTATGATTGTTGTCATGATTATTGTCAAAAACATGGGGAGATgtattattccaaaataattttggcattaaaatcaataaatatttggaatatttcaataacatGAAAGTCTCTGTGATAACAGGATCAGTTGAAATCATGGAACATGTCCGATTTTCAGAGACGCCTCacacaattaaaactttaaaatatatcatatatacaaataaaactaagaaaaaaagaagtacctTACTTAAATCATGATACTCATTTCCCCCACTATAAgatatgaaaatgtttgtttgatCGTAAAATTAATCtagatgtattttttatataaatttacattaacacaaatgtTATCTATTCTGTGAATTAGGATTAGTAACATGGGATTGTTGAGAGTGAACTCTACAATCACGACAATGTTGTTTGAAGATTATTCAACATTCTTGCAAAcaaacttcaataaaattaacatttttgaaaaattttcgtgattttgaattttgaagtaGACAATAATTGATAACACggtaactaataaaacatattttacttgtactgatctattatttatttttttcttagcaTATGTTTCCTGCAGAGAAATGTaatgatgcttttaaaaattaattttaaggatttattttatttcccttgTATCAAAAATTACCTGCTTCTGGAATTTCTCGGCGCTTTCTTTGATCTTGTCGACGTTTTCTTGGAGTGTAGTCTTCACTTCTTCCTGAGTAGAGGGGATGTCCACGCCGATTATACCTTCCACAGTGTGGGTCACATTCTGGAATTTGGTGTTCAGGTTTTCAAGTAACTTGGAGAAGGACAGAGGCTCCTCCGCGGTCTTATCTCCTCTCACCTGTTGACAAAAGTATTACAATTAGACTTTATAAAACGTAGAAGAACctaggaaatattttgtaaatcctaGCAAGTAATTTGTATAGACATGCATATGTGTGTAATGAGCCGAATGATTGGTATATACCAATCACGTTATAAACAACTGCTTAAATCATGGTATTATAGTTAacctatttaatatatgtataaaatatactaatatgtactatatatatatatatatatatatatatatatatatgtttatatatacacacacacgtCATTAAAAAAGTAGGATTGCGTGTGTGTGGGAGAGGGATTACGTGTAATAtcatcgttatattttattaagatttagtttttaaatatataaaaaaatcacatttactGTGACGAAAATTTTgatgtgataaaattatttactgcaGTGTATCCAATTAATTTTAGACGCCTTATTAAAACGTTGATACAAAACTAATAGGCGGCAATTTTCCTTTCTCGTCAATATTTACTACTCAACTATTTCCTATAaccaaatatttttctaaatcatgAAAGGCTTAACTGATGTGAgatattgattgaaaaaaaaaacacaattggATTTCGAATATTAGCCATCATCATATGTTAGAAAAcgaagtgttatatattttttgtaacataacgatGATAAATGTTTGGAATCCTGCTATCTTTTCAAGCATTCTATTGTCATAAACAAAGctaaattactttttacattaaaatacttcTAACAAAggtaatcaatataattttttaacaatacaagACGATTTatgatttgatttataaaataaacagtgtttGTAAAACAGATGAGAATGGTGTACTGGAAGGGATTCACTTATTAATAATCAGGTAGATGCGGAAATTGTTGCATATGCAACGCGTGTCAACACTGAGACAACCTTGTCTGAGTTTGTACAAGGCTCGGCGACACGTGACAGGTTTGTCTGAGGCAAATGATCGCGACGTTTGTCGGGTATTATATATTCAGTACGTATGTAATCTAATAATGCCGTCcttgaaatataagtaatatcGAAACAATGTTCGGGAAAAGGTgcctgaaaattttgaaaatattttttgtagaaaaatttgttgtaaatatgtgttcaAAACAAACTCTTCGCTTCCAGATTGTAAATAAATGCCGCGTGTACACTTGGTTGAAgtggaaataatatatttaaaataaattgttataaatgaaaaatgttttaattaaactgaatTGATGATATACAAGCCAAAACCATTTGGTGTCTTGCTAATTAAACAAggcaataacttgtaaattcaGTTGAAACTAGAAAAATTGAAATTGTCTTGTCCAGGTAATGCTGAGTAACTTTCTTATGTGACCCGAGGTGTCAATCAAATTCAAGtcacatattattacattttatagtttttaattaatatatataactcAATTTTGTATGTAGTAAGTTGACAATTTGTAATTCATTTACGTAGCAAAAGGGATATTCTTAttgatagttaattaaaaatgaagtaaccattaattattattatatatgtatgatATTAGCCTACAGTTATGGTCAAATacgtatttatttatagaatgaagAGAGAATAAACAATTTAGAAGTTCATATTATCTGGTTAAGAACACTTCGTTCTATCTGTTATGTTCAAGATAAACCACACACAATATTCTTACGAAACATACGTAGCCATTAAAGTAGTCCGTTGTCTAATACAGACAAAACACAGTTATCAGCAAGTAAAGGTCATACATAGGACGAGGGTCACTGGTGCCATGGGGCAATCTCTCCTAGCAAGACCTCTTCAGtgttaaattgttacaaacatttCATTGCCTCATCCTAAGTTGCAAACCAAGCAACATTGATGCCATGGGGCAATCTTTCCAAGCAAGACTTCTTCAGATTGTTTCAAACATTGGATTGCTTCATCTAAAGCAATAAACTCAGGTAGTACTGGAGCCACCTCTCCCAGAAAGACCTCTTAAAcgttaaattgttacaaacattaatttatttttcagtcaAAGTTGCAAATCAAAGCAATACTCCTATATTAATAGTTTCATGTTCTTTATGAGATTTTGTATAGAGCGCTTCTCAATACTCTATTGTTACAAAGCTGGGAAACGTCGCACCttacaattactataattttcaaatatttgaatcGGATATAGAAGGAAcctagtataaattaataatattttgtcatatcaataaataaaatggatttaAGTAATGTAGAAATATCAAATACACCCCTAcgacttatttaaaaaatacaattagcTTTGCAAATTATACAAGATTATCATAACCTTATCgtaaaataacaactaaaatcATATATCCTTCCTAGCGGGACCACGGCATCAGTGACAATGCTTATTACTATAGTAATGTATTTGTAGATTTTTTCATGAAATCAGGACCTGCCATTTGTGCCATTTGTGTGTCAAGtattaatctattttaatttctgttatttcttataaataggcAACCTGATACAGTAATATCTGTTGGAGGtcctataaaatatgtaaaacatgaCCACTCACTTATTTTAGATATGTATATTGTTCATATGAATAAGTTAAATAAGAGATGAAACAACTTGTCGTAAACATGTCGAATaaaaagatatgttaattttataaatattcaccaattttattaattagaGAACATgactgttgtttattttatatacaactgatatttactaatataatgCTTTATTAGATATCAATGAGTTATTGtagtcttaaaatattatatatggaACTGAAGGTTATGATAATTTGTtcctttatattaaatttatacattaattaaatcaatGTGTTATTCATATCAACCtcattataaaaaagtgttttaaaactaaactatttcaaataaaatttctctCAGTTTAGTATAGAATGTAGTGAACCGAAGACCGGTAGTGCCCTTGAGTATGTGTACTCTCGGTCATGCCTATTATTGCTATAATATCGTATATTCTAATCCTTACAACTGaacatttgtgtttatatttgttttcgtttttttaataactctatTAATATTATCAGTAACTTTTTACGCTATATCTTGTTTCATTCCATAAAGATTTGATGTTTTTGTGATTgccaatatacattttataacatcaTAAAATCAACATTGTGGAATGATCAGAAAAGTAAGTATATTTTCcataaagtatgttttattatattatattgcatttatatttattttctgttaaatttattatttaattttaatgtcgcattaaaactgtttgtatttattaattaatttttaattttgataaaacaaaaataattattttataattataaaataatgaattctttttaataataattattcgatataaacaatattttttacaattgtacaCGTAAAAACGAAATAGGAATGAGAGgaattaatatattatagtttaacagTACTTACAGAGAGGGCAAGGACTAGGAGACAGACGAATGAAACGGTCCTGGGCGACATGGCTGCAGCAACTGTACTGTGTACTGTGAGTGCCGTGTCCCTGATCTCCTCACTTTATATAGTATCACTTATCGGCTCTGGCTGTAGTTAATCTGACGCATACTACCTTTGTCAACAGTCGACAGGCCACGCCACCTCTGACTCACAGTTGTAATGTTTACTTTTGTCTTTagcaaaattatgtttttatgaccatacattataatgaaaagatagtatttatttaaattgaacttttataaagttattttcggagttatacttttcaaattaattagttaatattatatgttttcgGAAgctagatttttattattgttccgCTTTCTCAATTAAGTAATTATAGTGaacttgtatattaaaaatacacatttgaaaaattatgaaagatttggaaaagtaaattttaccTCTTTTAAACCAAGGACTGGATTGAAATAACTAACACCAAACAATGAAGTTTCAGAGATCTTTAGcatttattttagttgtaattatataaatatacattatatcaaacaaattatatacaatgtatgcatataaaatataccATAATTAAGTATAAGGAAGTTTATATTTGGTaaacagtacaattatttttgaTATCAACATTTGATATGGTAAaggtgttaaatttaaattatttgacgATTGATCTCAGAAGCATCTTAAagcaaactattttaaaatccaatacaCTCCCCCTCATCCAAAACCACCCTACAGACTCATTtcgaaaatcttaaattataacGCATGCCCCTTATGACACCTCATCACACAATAACGATCGTACAAAATGTTACTGTAGATTTCTGGTGAAATTAAACCGATTCCATATTTACTTATACTTATACATTAGATTTCACTGTTGAGCACACAAGCTGTACATagcaataaaaactttttgataaCTCGGGTACTTCTAAGGGTTTACACGTTTATACAAACTAAAGGAGCGTGAGTGGAATCTCAAGTAAGGTTAATTTGTAGAACACGCAGTCAACGGAAGAATCGGGGTGCTTCAAGAGGGCTGCCCCAGATAGATATTTCCCTCATGTAACAGAGCTGGCAAAAGGAAGGTTTAAGGGACCTGACAAGCCAATGACAAGCTCAACGTACGCAGTctttaatcaaaaaaataaaatattctattacctCGTTGAAAATGTAGGGGTGTGGATAGTTACATGAATCGCAGGAAAACAAACTGCAGTACTGAGTTTGGTTTCACAAAAAATTTCAGGTTCCAGCTTagaatttccctttaaaaaactCTTCCTACAAAACTGTGAACAATACTTTACAAATGACACAAAGTTCGTAACTCAAAGGGTTTTCTTTACCACCATTTAACACTTTACCACTCAATTAGTCTATTAATTCAAttcttttctaaaaatataaatctttaacaGTATTTTCACTGTGTATCTTGTGGAATACTCGTTTCAGGAACGCTCGATTTGACTCGTTATGTTAGCGTATGCTTTAACATAGAATTAAAGTACGCGCGCGCTCTTGTGTGTAAGTATAATTTGTTATCTTACtgtgaatactgtaaacaaattttcattgaaaacatgagaataatgttttatgaattcACGAGAAACCTTCACACAGTGTCTCAAAAATGTATTGgcatttttatcattttcaagCATTTATTCGACGtttttttcaaaaaggaaaataaacgTAATGCTTGTATTATCCGAAACTATAAATGTCCCGCAAATAATtctattagtaaatttatttctatggtaggcctaaataaattgtttaaaatatgtcaataaaaacTGTCCGATTTGACCACTTAAGTTAATCGTTGATTTTAAATGTCGTTTGATCTACATAATTTGTATATATCACCAAATAGTATTGTAAACTCCAAAGTATTTCTCTTCCtgaatttatttatcattaaatgtgATATTCTCAAAATagacattttacttttaaatcttcTGATATGTGTAGATTTTCCATTCCTATAGAATAAgtgtagaaatataattattgtaaaacatttttttacttttttattttagaccaATGACCTCCTTCAAGGGCTTAAGTTAAAGCTGACAAAAGTTCGCAGATGTATAATCTTTGTTAAAAATCCCTACACGATTCCAAGTAGTGCTCGATAAAATCATGTAGTAAATCCGGTTAGTTTTTTCTCAGAATGTGGTTGGTTACGCAATGAACTTTAATGCGATATTGAGGTTATTGCGAAGTTTTAGAACTTAAATGACCTGTATTGGTTCAATGTACTAAGAGTATGAGATATCTGTATAATTAGTACGAtacaatgtaatttaatgttGGTTTAAAAAACATAGCTAACTTTGCAAGTGATTTGGAAGTTAGGTATTTGCAGTGAATTAACAATTTTGCGTCATCATCTCCTGGTGGAAGTATGATGAGTCTGAGGCTCAAAGTACAGATTTATTACTAACTACAACAACAGTACAGctatatattgatttaataattagAGAAGTCTACAATTGCTATGCAAATTGGTTACATTGTTAAGTACTGTCTGTGAAAATCACAGCGGCAAATCTAGTCTCATAAGCACTATTATCATGGTTATTTAACAAATCAGAAACTGCGCATTCAGACAATATAGATTCATACAATTATATGGCAAGAATATGgttgaaaaatactatttttgacACTGTTTCTAACACAAAAAGTGATCATGATTTGCTCTTGTtcgtatgaaaataatattaatattttcaaaccagTACAAAATATAAGATAAGTTTACTCGTAATGTaccgaaataaaataaaacataaactct of the Homalodisca vitripennis isolate AUS2020 chromosome X, UT_GWSS_2.1, whole genome shotgun sequence genome contains:
- the LOC124369202 gene encoding uncharacterized protein LOC124369202; translation: MSPRTVSFVCLLVLALSVRGDKTAEEPLSFSKLLENLNTKFQNVTHTVEGIIGVDIPSTQEEVKTTLQENVDKIKESAEKFQKQLSEYNVNGTTFAGMLSQVQTKINKTVEELAQRNPDVGKLLEQVKTGYSNLAAVSKSVQDAVEQHAGTASEDLKALAQQAGTELSKSVSQLESKVQDLLADKNKKQ